The Methanolobus sp. WCC4 genome includes the window AGGTCACGGACACAGTATCTCACTCTTTCGGGCTCCATGAAACCTTCAGCCATCGTTGTCCTGTACCTGCCTATCTCATCAGCAGGGAGTATGTCTTTCATGGCAATTCTGTGCAGTTCAAGTACCATATCCTCGGATATGTCTTCATCAGCGTTCTGTAGGTAATCATTCAGCTCCAGAAAGTTCAGTACCTGCTTCTTGTCGGTCTCGTCACCGAAAATATCCTGTCCATTCACCAGTTTGGTTACCTGCCGGATGGAAAGCCCGTTCCCTTCCAGACTGGTTGCATGGTAGGTTAGCCTGAAAAGGGTATTGATCTGGAGGCGCCTTTCCCATGCAGGAGGCACGTGGGTGTTGAGGATTATCTCCCTTGCCGCCTGTATCCTTGCCAGTAAACGTACTATCCTGTCACTGTACTGGAAATCCGGCTGGTACATATTGTGTCTCACTTTCCTGGCTGGCTGAATATAGGACCGAACAAGCTACGTTCAAGGTCTGGTAAAAAGCTAACTACAAGACTAACTATAAATTCCTTAACTACGACTTATAAGTATGGATGAGTTGGCCGACCTCAATATTATAGCAGAGAAGATAAGGACCATGGAGATCAGGGGAGCGGGAAGGATCGCTGTTGCAGCATCTGCCGCTTTAAGGGACTATGTGACGAAACTGAATCCCCTCCCCATGGAAGAGTTCAATACAAAGCTCGAAGAGGCTGCAAAGATACTTGTGGACACAAGACCCACCGCTGTCTCTCTTCCGAACGCGGTTGCTCTCACAAAAAGACACAGTGCAACCAATGTCAGTGATGCGATCCACGAGATAAACGTCAATTCAGAGAAGTTCATCAAGAATGCAGAAGAGGCACTGGACAAGATTGGCAGGATAGGTGCTGAGCGCATCCACGACGGCGATGTCATCATGACACACTGCAATTCCCATGCAGCGATATCGATCATCAAGACCGCCTTCGACCAGGGAAAGGACATATCCGTTATCGCCACGGAATCCCGACCCAGAAGGCAGGGATTCATCACCATCAGGGAGCTGAACGACTATGGCATCCCGACGACCCTTATCGTAGATTCGGCTGTCAGGCTGACTATGAAGAAAGTGGACCTTGTGGTGGTCGGTGCGGATTCTATCACTGTCAATGGAGCCCTCATCAACAAGATCGGCACCTCCCAGCTTGCAATGGCAGCACAGGAAGCACGCAGGAACGTCATCGTTGCTGCGGAGACCTATAAGTTCAGT containing:
- a CDS encoding ribose 1,5-bisphosphate isomerase — translated: MDELADLNIIAEKIRTMEIRGAGRIAVAASAALRDYVTKLNPLPMEEFNTKLEEAAKILVDTRPTAVSLPNAVALTKRHSATNVSDAIHEINVNSEKFIKNAEEALDKIGRIGAERIHDGDVIMTHCNSHAAISIIKTAFDQGKDISVIATESRPRRQGFITIRELNDYGIPTTLIVDSAVRLTMKKVDLVVVGADSITVNGALINKIGTSQLAMAAQEARRNVIVAAETYKFSPRTLLGEMVEIEDRSSDEVIDADILKDLPNVKVSNPAFDVTPAEYIDLIITEVGAFPPAMAFTILRDYLGLEMEV